The following proteins are co-located in the Cetobacterium ceti genome:
- the guaA gene encoding glutamine-hydrolyzing GMP synthase has protein sequence MKENSIVILDFGSQYNQLIARRVREMGVYAEVVPYFEPLDKIMARKPKGIILSGGPASVYLEGAPTIDKALYDQGIPVLGICYGMQLTTQLLGGTVERADKQEFGKAELNIDDKESPFYEAVPDLNQVWMSHGDHVTKLADGFVQIAHTDSCIAAAANYERNIFCVQYHPEVTHSTFGTQMLKNFVFEVAKCEKNWSMGNYIEQTVKDIKEKVGNKKVLLGLSGGVDSSVAAMLIHKAIGDQLICIFVDTGLLRKDEAKNVMDIYGEHFHMNIKCVDAEARFLEKLKGVADPESKRKIIGHEFIEVFNEEASKLTDVDFLAQGTIYPDVIESQSVKGPSVTIKSHHNVGGLPEDMHFQLLEPLRELFKDEVRAVGREMGIPDHMIDRHPFPGPGLGIRILGDVDKEKADILREADAIFIEELRNAGLYQKVSQAFVVLLPVKSVGVMGDERTYEYTAVLRSADTIDFMTATWSRLPYDFLDRVSNRIINEVKGINRLTYDISSKPPATIEWE, from the coding sequence ATGAAAGAAAATAGTATAGTAATACTTGATTTTGGTTCTCAGTATAACCAACTGATTGCCAGAAGAGTTAGAGAAATGGGTGTATACGCAGAGGTTGTTCCATATTTTGAGCCCTTAGATAAAATCATGGCTAGAAAACCTAAAGGAATAATCCTTTCAGGAGGTCCTGCTTCTGTTTATTTAGAAGGAGCTCCGACAATTGATAAGGCTCTATATGACCAAGGGATTCCAGTTCTTGGAATTTGTTATGGTATGCAGCTTACAACTCAGCTTTTAGGAGGAACTGTAGAGCGTGCGGACAAGCAGGAGTTTGGTAAGGCTGAACTTAATATAGATGACAAAGAATCACCTTTTTATGAGGCTGTTCCTGATTTAAACCAAGTTTGGATGAGTCATGGAGACCATGTAACTAAATTAGCTGATGGGTTTGTACAAATAGCTCACACTGATTCGTGTATTGCTGCTGCTGCAAACTATGAAAGAAATATTTTCTGTGTTCAATATCACCCAGAGGTTACTCACTCAACTTTTGGAACTCAAATGTTAAAGAACTTTGTATTTGAAGTTGCAAAATGTGAGAAAAACTGGTCAATGGGAAATTATATTGAGCAAACTGTTAAGGATATAAAAGAAAAAGTTGGAAATAAAAAAGTTTTACTAGGACTTTCTGGTGGAGTTGACTCATCTGTTGCTGCTATGTTAATTCATAAGGCAATTGGAGATCAATTAATCTGTATCTTTGTTGATACTGGACTTCTTAGAAAGGACGAAGCTAAAAATGTAATGGATATTTATGGAGAACACTTCCATATGAATATTAAATGTGTAGATGCAGAGGCTAGATTCCTTGAGAAATTAAAGGGAGTTGCTGATCCTGAATCTAAGAGAAAAATAATTGGACATGAGTTTATTGAAGTATTCAATGAGGAAGCTTCTAAGTTAACAGATGTGGATTTCCTAGCTCAAGGAACTATTTACCCAGATGTTATTGAATCTCAATCTGTAAAGGGTCCATCTGTAACTATTAAATCTCACCACAACGTTGGAGGATTACCTGAGGACATGCATTTCCAATTACTTGAGCCATTAAGAGAACTATTTAAAGATGAGGTTAGAGCAGTTGGAAGAGAAATGGGAATTCCTGATCATATGATCGATAGACATCCATTCCCAGGACCAGGATTAGGAATTAGAATCCTAGGAGATGTGGATAAGGAAAAGGCTGATATTTTAAGAGAGGCTGACGCTATATTTATAGAGGAGTTAAGAAATGCTGGACTTTACCAAAAAGTTTCCCAAGCCTTTGTTGTACTTCTTCCTGTTAAATCTGTAGGAGTTATGGGAGATGAAAGAACTTATGAATATACAGCTGTTTTAAGATCTGCTGATACCATAGATTTCATGACTGCAACTTGGTCTCGTTTACCATATGATTTCTTAGATAGAGTTTCAAATAGAATTATAAACGAAGTTAAAGGTATTAATAGATTAACTTATGATATCTCTTCTAAACCACCAGCTACAATTGAGTGGGAATAA
- a CDS encoding C40 family peptidase, protein MKPYIITLLFLFLGMKNLSYGINYNPHLIQRKIYRFYTQWDKTKYKYGGTTKSGVDCSGLMDALYKKEFHKRIPRTTLGIAKFGRRTNLKHLRIGDLILFKMHHGHHVGVYVGHNKFMQSCNSKGVTISRFSSYWHRHYWQSRRILL, encoded by the coding sequence ATGAAGCCATACATTATCACTTTACTTTTTTTATTTCTAGGAATGAAAAATTTATCCTATGGAATAAATTATAACCCTCATTTAATTCAAAGAAAAATATATAGATTTTATACTCAGTGGGATAAGACAAAATATAAATATGGAGGAACTACTAAAAGTGGCGTTGATTGTTCCGGTCTTATGGATGCCCTTTACAAAAAAGAATTTCATAAGAGAATTCCCCGTACAACTTTAGGAATTGCAAAATTTGGAAGAAGAACTAATCTTAAACACTTAAGAATTGGTGATTTAATACTTTTTAAAATGCACCATGGACATCATGTAGGAGTTTATGTTGGACATAATAAATTTATGCAATCTTGTAATAGTAAAGGAGTCACCATCTCTAGATTTTCTTCATATTGGCATAGACACTATTGGCAAAGCAGAAGAATTTTATTGTGA
- a CDS encoding N-acetylmuramoyl-L-alanine amidase, whose protein sequence is MLKKIFTSLLFLTLLGCSSVNLSIDRDSYHAKGKNHRIKYIVLHYTAINDVRSIRALTRGNVSSHYLVTTDRKQPIYSLVPDNERAWHAGFSSFNGRENLNDTSIGIEIVNLGIRSDILKKYEKEKNFFIPQYAYIPYSQSQIEKVAFLVNQLKYKYNISPKDIVGHGDIAPQRKKDPGPFFPWEYLYRKYNIGAWYDYGDYRYFLSTDSYKSCSIEKIKSEFRKYGYDMNDTPEWDEESRRVVYAFQCHFRPEKTNGIMDAQTFAILKALNKKYSN, encoded by the coding sequence ATGCTAAAAAAAATATTTACTAGTTTGTTGTTTTTAACACTTCTTGGGTGCTCTTCTGTGAATTTAAGCATTGATAGAGATTCCTATCATGCTAAGGGCAAAAATCACAGAATAAAGTACATTGTTTTACACTATACGGCCATTAATGATGTTCGTTCTATTAGAGCCCTCACAAGAGGTAATGTAAGTTCTCACTATCTAGTTACAACAGATAGAAAGCAACCTATATATTCCTTGGTTCCAGATAATGAAAGAGCTTGGCATGCTGGATTTAGTAGTTTCAATGGAAGAGAAAACTTAAATGATACTTCCATAGGAATTGAAATTGTAAATTTAGGAATTAGAAGTGATATTTTAAAAAAATATGAAAAGGAAAAAAACTTCTTTATTCCACAATATGCTTATATTCCATATTCCCAATCTCAAATTGAAAAGGTAGCCTTTTTAGTGAACCAACTTAAATACAAATATAATATTTCTCCTAAGGATATAGTAGGTCATGGTGACATTGCTCCCCAAAGAAAAAAAGACCCAGGTCCATTTTTCCCATGGGAATATCTTTATAGAAAATATAATATAGGAGCTTGGTATGACTATGGAGATTATCGTTATTTCTTAAGTACAGATTCATATAAATCTTGTTCTATAGAAAAGATAAAAAGTGAATTTAGAAAATATGGATATGATATGAATGATACTCCTGAATGGGATGAGGAAAGTAGAAGAGTTGTATATGCTTTTCAATGTCACTTTAGACCTGAAAAAACAAATGGAATTATGGATGCTCAAACCTTTGCAATTTTAAAGGCCTTAAATAAAAAATATTCAAATTAA
- the rnmV gene encoding ribonuclease M5, producing MKKIIKEVIVVEGKDDVSAVKAAVDAELIITNGFAIRKKGNIEKLRKAYENQGLIVLTDPDFVGKELRRYIQKYFPNVKHAYITRSAGTKDGDIGIENACPEVIIEALEKAKCETIENKENLFTMDLLLDYGLIGNNNSKEIREKFCGLLGIGYGNGKQLLGKLNRYGITMEEFEKAIKNTYEN from the coding sequence ATGAAGAAGATTATTAAAGAAGTTATTGTAGTAGAAGGAAAAGATGACGTTTCCGCTGTAAAAGCTGCTGTTGATGCAGAGTTAATTATTACAAATGGATTTGCCATTAGAAAAAAAGGAAACATTGAAAAACTAAGAAAGGCCTATGAAAATCAAGGGCTTATAGTTTTAACAGATCCAGATTTTGTTGGAAAGGAACTTAGAAGATATATACAAAAATATTTTCCTAATGTTAAACATGCTTATATAACAAGAAGTGCTGGAACAAAAGATGGAGATATTGGAATTGAAAATGCTTGTCCTGAAGTGATCATTGAAGCATTGGAAAAAGCAAAATGTGAAACTATAGAAAATAAAGAAAATCTTTTTACAATGGATCTACTTTTAGACTATGGTTTAATTGGAAATAATAATTCCAAAGAAATTAGAGAAAAGTTCTGTGGACTTTTAGGAATTGGATATGGAAATGGAAAACAACTTTTAGGGAAGTTAAACAGATATGGAATTACCATGGAAGAGTTTGAAAAAGCTATTAAAAATACCTATGAAAACTAA
- a CDS encoding queuosine precursor transporter yields the protein MRNELLWALLLIVNFGSIMFIYTKYGKLGLYIWVPISTILANIQVVLLVDLFGFGTTLGNILYAGGFLVTDILSENYSEKDAKNAVKIGFFTMAVTAVIMKIAIMFVPTNVEAGINNFKSVKLIFDFMPRIMFAGLLAYGISQNHDVWAYEFWRKRFPETKHIWIRNNLSTMVSQLIDNLVFTLVAFYGVYPKEVLIEIYWVTYFMKFVVAALDTPFVYLANYLKRRGKIKEVLLSETSV from the coding sequence ATGAGAAACGAATTACTGTGGGCATTACTTTTAATTGTTAACTTTGGAAGTATTATGTTTATTTATACAAAATATGGGAAATTAGGACTTTATATTTGGGTACCAATATCAACAATACTAGCAAATATTCAGGTGGTTTTACTTGTGGACCTTTTTGGATTTGGAACTACTTTGGGAAATATTTTATATGCAGGTGGATTTTTAGTTACAGATATTTTATCTGAAAATTATAGTGAAAAAGATGCTAAAAATGCTGTTAAAATTGGATTTTTTACCATGGCTGTAACTGCGGTTATAATGAAAATTGCCATAATGTTTGTGCCAACTAATGTGGAAGCTGGTATAAATAACTTTAAAAGTGTAAAACTTATATTTGATTTTATGCCAAGAATTATGTTTGCAGGGCTTTTAGCCTATGGAATTTCTCAAAATCATGATGTGTGGGCATATGAATTTTGGAGAAAAAGATTTCCAGAAACAAAGCATATTTGGATAAGAAATAATTTAAGTACTATGGTAAGTCAGTTAATTGATAATTTAGTATTTACACTAGTTGCATTTTATGGAGTTTATCCAAAGGAAGTTTTAATTGAAATTTATTGGGTAACATATTTTATGAAATTTGTTGTGGCAGCTTTAGATACACCTTTTGTGTATTTGGCAAATTATTTAAAGAGAAGAGGAAAAATAAAAGAGGTTTTACTTTCTGAAACTTCTGTATAA
- a CDS encoding APC family permease, translated as MKDKLEGRYGFSVAFSMVVGIVIGIGIFFKATQILTAAGMNPKIAIWAWILGGIISIISGLTAAEVGAAIPETGGMIAWIKKIYGPKIAFLVGWAQMVIYFPALIGIISYYFAFFTTNFLGINASNEVLIPISFGVLTFVYIVNIFTNRVGGIIQTAATIAKLIPLGLITVFGLLSVNNTLGPMHVSQKVLASTESPLLLLGLALVPVMFAFDGWIYVGTIAGDLKNVKKDLPRAIILGLGFVAIFYVLLNYSLLNVFPAEKLMSEGMFGVAKELFGSMGARFVFLGIMISAFGGLNGMTMASTRIPYTLAIEGHLPKDKFFAKIDEKTMQPKNSSVFMYGLSCVCLVLMFITGKVDVFGDIPVALFWLFYCLIFIGLFILRKREPNLERPYKVPLYPVIPILALVGGGSIFIYATIANPLYMAISLVITGIGLIVYKKKED; from the coding sequence ATGAAGGACAAATTAGAAGGAAGGTACGGCTTTTCTGTAGCTTTTTCCATGGTTGTGGGAATTGTTATTGGAATAGGTATATTCTTCAAAGCTACTCAGATTTTAACAGCAGCTGGAATGAATCCTAAAATTGCCATATGGGCATGGATTTTAGGAGGAATCATTTCTATAATATCTGGTCTTACTGCAGCAGAGGTAGGTGCGGCTATTCCTGAAACAGGTGGTATGATTGCATGGATAAAAAAGATATATGGACCTAAAATAGCATTTTTAGTTGGATGGGCTCAAATGGTTATATATTTCCCAGCCTTAATAGGAATTATTTCATATTATTTTGCCTTTTTTACAACTAACTTTTTAGGAATTAACGCAAGTAATGAGGTTCTAATTCCAATTTCTTTTGGTGTTTTAACCTTTGTATATATTGTAAATATATTTACAAATAGAGTAGGTGGAATAATTCAAACTGCAGCTACAATAGCTAAATTAATTCCTTTGGGATTAATTACAGTTTTTGGACTATTATCTGTAAATAATACTTTAGGACCAATGCATGTTTCTCAAAAGGTTCTAGCTAGTACAGAATCTCCACTTTTACTTTTAGGTTTAGCTCTTGTTCCTGTTATGTTTGCCTTTGATGGGTGGATATATGTGGGAACCATAGCTGGAGATTTAAAAAATGTAAAAAAAGATTTACCTAGAGCAATTATTTTGGGACTTGGATTTGTGGCAATATTTTATGTACTATTAAATTATTCTCTACTAAATGTTTTCCCAGCTGAAAAATTAATGAGTGAGGGAATGTTTGGGGTTGCTAAGGAACTATTTGGAAGTATGGGTGCAAGATTTGTATTTTTAGGAATTATGATTTCAGCTTTTGGTGGACTTAATGGTATGACTATGGCTTCTACAAGAATTCCATATACTTTAGCAATAGAGGGGCATTTACCAAAGGATAAATTCTTTGCTAAAATAGATGAAAAAACAATGCAACCTAAAAACTCATCTGTATTTATGTATGGATTATCTTGTGTTTGTTTAGTTCTAATGTTTATAACAGGTAAGGTAGATGTATTTGGAGATATTCCTGTGGCATTATTTTGGTTATTCTACTGTTTAATCTTTATTGGATTATTTATTCTAAGAAAGAGAGAACCAAACTTAGAAAGACCATATAAAGTACCTTTATACCCTGTGATACCGATTTTAGCCCTTGTTGGAGGGGGTTCTATATTTATTTATGCTACAATAGCAAATCCTCTTTATATGGCAATCTCATTGGTTATAACAGGAATTGGACTTATAGTTTATAAAAAGAAAGAAGATTAA
- a CDS encoding radical SAM protein has translation MGVRYGKIEDKNNKREIVLLKSYPCKYGKCKFCNYIEDNSTDDKTIEEVNFETLGEVTGEFKALEVINSGSVFELPESTMEKIQEVVKEKNIKTLYFEIYYGYKKRLEEIRKMFPGVEIRFRMGLETFDNEFRINGYGKNFSVGEKELEELGKELYSVCLLICVKGQNKEMIDRDIELGLKYFKSITVNIFIDNGTEVKQDKELVKWFVEKYRYLTENPRVELLIDNKDLGVFEQ, from the coding sequence ATGGGAGTTAGATACGGAAAGATTGAAGACAAAAATAATAAAAGAGAAATAGTTTTACTGAAAAGTTATCCATGTAAATATGGAAAATGTAAATTCTGTAATTATATTGAAGATAATTCCACAGATGATAAAACTATAGAGGAAGTAAATTTTGAAACCTTAGGAGAGGTTACAGGAGAATTTAAAGCTTTAGAAGTTATAAATTCTGGATCAGTTTTTGAATTACCAGAAAGTACAATGGAAAAAATCCAAGAGGTTGTTAAGGAAAAAAATATAAAAACTTTATATTTTGAAATATATTACGGTTATAAAAAAAGATTAGAAGAGATTAGAAAAATGTTTCCTGGAGTTGAAATTAGATTTAGAATGGGACTTGAAACATTTGATAATGAATTTAGAATAAATGGTTATGGAAAAAATTTCTCTGTGGGAGAAAAGGAGCTTGAAGAATTAGGTAAAGAACTTTATTCTGTTTGTCTTCTTATATGTGTTAAGGGACAAAATAAAGAGATGATAGATAGGGACATTGAGTTGGGATTAAAATATTTTAAAAGTATAACAGTGAATATTTTTATTGATAATGGAACTGAGGTTAAACAGGATAAAGAACTTGTAAAATGGTTTGTGGAAAAATATAGATATTTAACAGAAAACCCAAGGGTAGAACTTTTAATAGATAATAAAGATTTAGGAGTTTTTGAGCAATAA
- a CDS encoding cob(I)yrinic acid a,c-diamide adenosyltransferase, whose translation MKGYVHVYTGNGKGKTTASLGLAVRALGNNMKVYMGQFMKGQKYGELNVLEKLGVPVERFGTENCIISPEHVQEVDRIKAKNGYLRAKEILLSDEYDIVILDEICICPYFNLISTDEILQLIDLKPERTELILTGRYAPERVIERADLVTEMLEVKHYYYNGILARNGIER comes from the coding sequence ATGAAAGGTTATGTTCATGTTTATACTGGAAATGGAAAGGGAAAAACCACAGCAAGTTTAGGTTTAGCTGTTCGTGCTCTTGGAAATAATATGAAAGTATATATGGGACAATTTATGAAGGGACAAAAATACGGGGAATTAAATGTATTGGAAAAACTTGGAGTTCCTGTGGAAAGATTTGGAACTGAAAATTGTATTATATCCCCTGAACATGTACAAGAGGTTGATAGAATTAAGGCTAAAAATGGATATTTAAGAGCTAAGGAAATTTTATTAAGTGATGAATATGATATTGTTATTTTAGATGAAATTTGTATATGTCCATATTTTAATCTTATAAGCACAGATGAAATTTTACAATTAATTGATTTGAAACCTGAAAGAACTGAACTTATTTTAACAGGAAGATATGCTCCTGAAAGGGTAATTGAAAGAGCAGATTTAGTAACAGAGATGTTAGAGGTTAAACATTATTATTATAATGGAATTTTAGCTAGAAATGGAATTGAAAGATAA
- a CDS encoding RNA-guided endonuclease TnpB family protein gives MKTYNLAFKYRIYPNETQANIINQTFGCTRLVYNRFLAQRKELYEAEKKSVTYNTQSKELVPLKNELPFLKEVDSIALQQALKNLEIAYKNFFQKRASFPKFKSKKSSRKSYSTNCVNNSIRIENSFLKLPKIGLVKIKLHRQIPQNYAIKSATISQEPNGTYYVSILTEFEKDIKEVPSDNNIVGLDFAMSELFVSSDNQRAHYPRFFRKLETKLAKAQRDLSRKVKFSQNWNKAKLKVAKIHNLIKNSRKDFLHKLSHELVTKYNAIILEDLNMKGMSQGLNFGKSVADNGWGMFTTMLQYKSIFLGKQVIKIDKWFPSSKTCSFCGSVKTKLALSERVYKCDECGSQIDRDLNASINIREVGRTLLAY, from the coding sequence ATGAAGACATATAACTTAGCTTTTAAATATAGAATCTACCCTAATGAAACTCAAGCTAATATAATTAATCAAACTTTTGGTTGTACTAGACTTGTGTATAACAGGTTCTTAGCTCAGAGAAAAGAATTGTATGAGGCAGAGAAAAAATCTGTAACTTACAATACTCAATCTAAAGAGCTTGTTCCGCTAAAAAATGAATTACCATTCTTAAAAGAGGTTGATTCAATCGCATTACAACAAGCACTTAAAAATTTAGAAATTGCATATAAGAATTTCTTTCAAAAAAGAGCTAGTTTCCCAAAATTTAAAAGTAAAAAATCTAGTAGAAAGTCATATTCAACTAATTGTGTAAATAATTCAATTAGAATTGAAAATAGTTTTTTAAAACTTCCAAAGATAGGTTTAGTTAAAATTAAACTTCATAGACAAATACCTCAAAATTATGCGATTAAATCAGCTACCATTAGCCAAGAGCCTAATGGTACTTACTACGTTTCAATACTTACTGAATTTGAAAAGGATATTAAAGAAGTTCCAAGCGATAACAATATTGTTGGGCTTGATTTTGCTATGTCTGAACTTTTTGTTAGCTCTGATAACCAAAGAGCTCATTATCCTAGATTTTTTAGAAAGTTAGAAACTAAACTCGCTAAAGCTCAAAGAGACTTATCAAGAAAAGTTAAATTTTCACAAAATTGGAATAAAGCAAAACTTAAAGTTGCTAAAATTCATAACCTTATCAAAAACAGTAGAAAAGATTTTTTACATAAGCTATCCCATGAACTTGTAACTAAGTATAACGCAATAATACTTGAAGACCTTAATATGAAAGGTATGAGTCAAGGGTTAAACTTTGGTAAATCTGTTGCTGATAATGGTTGGGGAATGTTTACAACTATGCTTCAATACAAATCAATATTTTTAGGTAAACAAGTAATTAAAATTGATAAATGGTTTCCATCATCAAAGACTTGTTCATTTTGTGGTTCAGTAAAAACGAAACTAGCACTATCTGAAAGAGTCTATAAATGTGATGAATGTGGTTCACAAATAGATAGAGACCTAAACGCAAGTATAAATATTCGTGAGGTTGGTAGAACTCTATTAGCCTATTAA